The Cellulomonas wangleii genome includes a region encoding these proteins:
- a CDS encoding ATP-dependent helicase, producing the protein MTTAPTTRLVAAPLVRRAALGAGARPVLDDRQREVVERVVAGADRVLLVTGAPGTGRTTLALEAAAAAVDAGTAPDDVLVLAASRRAAGDLRDRLAVRLGRTAGRPLVQTPAAVAFAVLRARAGALGEPAPVLVSGPEQDVALAELLAGHASGEVPGPVWPPGVPEAALGTRAFRDELRDLLMRAAERGLAPGDLAALGRREERPAWVAAARVYEEYLDVMALATSTPDAGERLDPAVVVDAAVAALRRWDDDVPGVPCPRRSLVVVDDHQESTAATARLLRAFADGGARLLLLGDPDVAVQTFRGAQPALVARAAAAGTGELAAEHVVLRTVWRQTAPLREVTERITQRVAASGTVAHRRADVPADRATGPEPRVAVLPSAAQEAAWVAHRLRRAHLQDKIPWDGMAVLARAGSRVTAVRRALAQAGVPVRVVGSDVPLRDEPAVRPLLDAVRVALRPEELDAEVAARLACSPLGGLDAVGLRRVRRALRAEELAGGGGRSSDLLLVEALSAPDRAATLEPHVGRPVQRLAAVLQAGRDAAAQPGADVQAVLWAVWDRAGLADPWRRAALAGGSGGERADRDLDAVLALFRAAETFVERMPQAAPLAFVDWVLAQDLPADSLAPASRAAGVSVLTPAGAAGGSWEVVAVVGVQEGVWPDLRLRDSMLGAQALVDLLDGRQVAGAAGQEAAREARAAVLADELRAFALACSRARTHLLVTAVDDQDATPSPFVDLVQPGSDDDGPDPRRTSAPAPLDLRGLVARLRATLERTAAHGRPDPAAARTLARLAAHGVPGADPASWFGLPEPSSDAPLWPADVKVPVSPSRLETAQRCALRWALETAGGTPASSAQQSLGTLVHAIAQEHPTADLPTLRAELDRRWDELGLGEGWPALAARRRADAMLVRLAAYLRDSGEPLLVEAPFSLETDRAVVRGSVDRVERVVTEGDEAGTAVEVVDLKTGSRVPTLAQAAEHAQLGAYQLAVDEGAVPGLEPGTRSVGARLVHLAQGSGAPTQRRQDGLGAPDDGPVWARELVDEVAGRMAASSFEARANDLCDRCPVRRSCPLRGEGGQVVA; encoded by the coding sequence GTGACGACGGCACCGACCACCCGGCTCGTGGCCGCACCCCTGGTCCGGCGCGCCGCGCTCGGCGCCGGTGCGCGCCCCGTCCTGGACGACCGCCAGCGCGAGGTGGTCGAGCGCGTGGTCGCCGGCGCCGACCGCGTGCTGCTGGTGACGGGTGCGCCGGGGACGGGTCGCACGACGCTCGCGCTGGAGGCGGCCGCCGCGGCCGTCGACGCGGGGACGGCACCGGACGACGTCCTCGTGCTGGCCGCGAGCCGCCGCGCCGCGGGCGACCTGCGCGACCGCCTCGCGGTGCGCCTGGGGCGCACCGCCGGGCGGCCGCTGGTGCAGACGCCCGCCGCGGTCGCCTTCGCCGTGCTGCGGGCGCGCGCGGGGGCCCTGGGGGAGCCCGCGCCGGTGCTGGTCTCCGGCCCGGAGCAGGACGTGGCGCTCGCCGAGCTGCTCGCGGGCCACGCGTCGGGGGAGGTGCCCGGGCCCGTGTGGCCGCCGGGCGTGCCGGAGGCCGCGCTGGGTACCCGCGCCTTCCGCGACGAGCTGCGCGACCTGCTCATGCGTGCGGCCGAGCGCGGGCTGGCACCGGGCGACCTCGCCGCGCTCGGGCGGCGCGAGGAGCGCCCGGCGTGGGTGGCGGCCGCCCGGGTCTACGAGGAGTACCTCGACGTGATGGCACTCGCCACGTCGACGCCGGACGCCGGGGAGCGCCTGGACCCCGCCGTCGTCGTCGACGCGGCGGTGGCGGCGCTGCGGCGCTGGGACGACGACGTGCCCGGGGTCCCGTGCCCGCGGCGCAGCCTGGTGGTGGTGGACGACCACCAGGAGAGCACGGCGGCCACCGCGCGGCTGCTGCGCGCGTTCGCCGACGGCGGCGCGCGCCTGCTGCTGCTGGGTGACCCGGACGTCGCGGTGCAGACCTTCCGCGGTGCGCAGCCCGCGCTCGTGGCCCGGGCCGCCGCGGCCGGGACCGGTGAGCTCGCCGCGGAGCACGTCGTGCTGCGGACGGTCTGGCGCCAGACCGCACCCCTGCGCGAGGTCACCGAGCGGATCACGCAGCGGGTCGCGGCGTCCGGCACCGTCGCCCACCGCCGGGCCGACGTGCCCGCCGACCGGGCCACCGGGCCCGAGCCGCGCGTCGCCGTGCTGCCCAGCGCGGCGCAGGAGGCGGCGTGGGTGGCGCACCGGCTGCGGCGTGCCCACCTGCAGGACAAGATCCCCTGGGACGGCATGGCCGTGCTCGCGCGGGCCGGCAGCCGCGTCACGGCGGTCCGGCGCGCGCTGGCCCAGGCGGGCGTGCCGGTCCGCGTGGTGGGCAGCGACGTGCCGCTGCGCGACGAGCCGGCGGTGCGCCCGCTGCTCGACGCGGTGCGGGTCGCGCTGCGGCCGGAGGAGCTCGACGCGGAGGTGGCCGCCCGGCTGGCGTGCTCACCGCTGGGCGGGCTCGACGCCGTCGGGCTGCGCCGTGTCCGTCGTGCGCTGCGGGCGGAGGAGCTGGCGGGCGGCGGTGGGCGGTCGAGCGACCTGCTGCTCGTGGAGGCGCTGTCCGCGCCGGACCGGGCCGCGACCCTGGAGCCGCACGTCGGGCGCCCGGTGCAGCGCCTGGCCGCGGTGCTGCAGGCGGGGCGCGACGCGGCGGCGCAGCCCGGGGCGGACGTCCAGGCCGTCCTGTGGGCGGTGTGGGACCGGGCCGGCCTGGCCGACCCCTGGCGGCGTGCCGCGCTCGCGGGCGGGTCGGGCGGGGAGCGGGCGGACCGTGACCTCGACGCGGTCCTGGCGCTGTTCCGGGCGGCCGAGACGTTCGTCGAGCGCATGCCGCAGGCGGCGCCGCTCGCGTTCGTCGACTGGGTGCTCGCGCAGGACCTGCCGGCGGACTCCCTGGCCCCCGCGTCGCGTGCGGCGGGGGTCAGCGTGCTGACCCCCGCCGGTGCGGCGGGCGGGTCGTGGGAGGTCGTCGCGGTGGTGGGCGTGCAGGAGGGCGTCTGGCCGGACCTGCGGCTGCGCGACTCCATGCTCGGGGCGCAGGCGCTCGTCGACCTCCTCGACGGACGGCAGGTGGCCGGTGCCGCGGGGCAGGAGGCCGCGCGCGAGGCGCGGGCGGCCGTCCTGGCGGACGAGCTGCGCGCGTTCGCGCTCGCCTGCTCGCGGGCCCGCACCCACCTGCTGGTCACCGCCGTCGACGACCAGGACGCGACGCCGTCGCCGTTCGTCGACCTGGTGCAGCCCGGGTCCGACGACGACGGCCCCGACCCCCGGCGGACCAGTGCGCCGGCGCCGCTCGACCTGCGCGGGCTGGTCGCGCGCCTGCGGGCGACCCTGGAGCGCACGGCGGCCCACGGGCGTCCCGACCCCGCCGCCGCCCGGACGCTGGCCCGCCTGGCGGCGCACGGCGTGCCGGGCGCGGACCCCGCGTCGTGGTTCGGGCTGCCGGAGCCGTCCAGCGACGCGCCGCTGTGGCCGGCCGACGTCAAGGTCCCCGTCTCGCCGTCACGCCTCGAGACGGCCCAGCGCTGCGCGCTGCGGTGGGCGCTCGAGACGGCCGGGGGCACTCCGGCGTCGTCCGCCCAGCAGTCGCTCGGCACCCTCGTGCACGCGATCGCCCAGGAGCACCCGACGGCCGACCTGCCGACGCTGCGCGCGGAGCTGGACCGCCGGTGGGACGAGCTGGGCCTCGGTGAGGGCTGGCCCGCGCTGGCCGCCCGGCGCCGGGCCGACGCGATGCTGGTCCGGCTCGCCGCGTACCTGCGGGACTCCGGCGAGCCCCTGCTGGTCGAGGCGCCGTTCTCGCTCGAGACCGACCGTGCCGTGGTGCGCGGGTCGGTGGACCGCGTGGAGCGCGTCGTGACCGAGGGGGACGAGGCAGGCACCGCGGTCGAGGTCGTCGACCTCAAGACGGGGTCGCGCGTCCCGACGCTCGCGCAGGCGGCGGAGCACGCGCAGCTCGGTGCCTACCAGCTCGCGGTGGACGAGGGGGCGGTGCCCGGGCTGGAGCCGGGGACCCGCAGCGTCGGTGCCCGGCTCGTGCACCTCGCACAGGGCTCGGGCGCCCCGACGCAACGACGGCAGGACGGCCTGGGTGCACCGGACGACGGGCCGGTCTGGGCTCGCGAGCTCGTCGACGAGGTCGCGGGGCGGATGGCCGCGTCGAGCTTCGAGGCCCGTGCCAACGACCTCTGCGACCGCTGCCCGGTGCGCCGCTCGTGCCCGCTGCGCGGCGAGGGCGGGCAGGTGGTGGCATGA
- a CDS encoding TetR/AcrR family transcriptional regulator — MTSAQDSAEPRPRGPRMARAERRSQLLAIALELFATEGFHHVSMDDIADRAEVSKPVLYRHFPSKLDLYLAVVDEQGTALLAAVEQAVAPIEAGPVGRGEGRAVVAAVVAAYVEFVQVAGESSTLLFESDVTHDSQVRGRVEHASAEATRRIADVLAAATGRDRADADVLAAALVATAQGAATYWLRHGDGRGAQRVVDLVSDLQWRGLAGLVRPDYPYEGA; from the coding sequence ATGACCAGCGCCCAGGACTCAGCCGAGCCGCGGCCGCGCGGACCCCGGATGGCGCGCGCCGAGCGCCGGTCCCAGCTCCTCGCGATCGCGCTCGAGCTGTTCGCCACGGAGGGCTTCCACCACGTCTCGATGGACGACATCGCCGACCGGGCGGAGGTGAGCAAGCCGGTGCTGTACCGGCACTTCCCGTCCAAGCTGGACCTGTACCTCGCGGTCGTGGACGAGCAGGGCACGGCGCTGCTCGCGGCCGTGGAGCAGGCGGTCGCGCCGATCGAGGCGGGGCCCGTCGGGCGCGGCGAGGGTCGTGCGGTCGTGGCCGCCGTGGTCGCGGCGTACGTCGAGTTCGTGCAGGTCGCCGGCGAGTCCTCCACGCTCCTGTTCGAGTCCGACGTCACCCACGACTCGCAGGTGCGCGGCCGGGTGGAGCACGCGTCGGCCGAGGCGACCCGCCGCATCGCGGACGTGCTGGCGGCGGCGACCGGACGGGACCGCGCCGACGCCGACGTGCTCGCCGCGGCCCTGGTCGCCACCGCGCAGGGCGCGGCCACCTACTGGCTGCGGCACGGTGACGGGCGCGGCGCGCAGCGGGTCGTCGACCTGGTCTCGGACCTGCAGTGGCGAGGGCTGGCCGGTCTCGTCCGTCCCGACTACCCGTACGAGGGCGCCTAG
- a CDS encoding DUF3107 domain-containing protein, with translation MEITIGVQHLSRELTLESDQTADEIATAVRAALDGTAATLELTDVRGRRVVVPTAVLGFVEIGAETKGRVGFGTI, from the coding sequence GTGGAGATCACGATCGGCGTGCAGCACCTGTCGCGCGAGCTGACGCTCGAGTCCGACCAGACGGCGGACGAGATCGCAACGGCCGTCCGGGCCGCGCTCGACGGCACGGCGGCGACGCTCGAGCTGACGGACGTCCGCGGACGTCGCGTCGTCGTGCCCACCGCCGTCCTCGGCTTCGTCGAGATCGGCGCGGAGACCAAGGGCCGCGTGGGCTTCGGCACGATCTGA
- a CDS encoding ferritin-like fold-containing protein, translated as MTTSAGNARPLSPGKAGADDRSANRAGKDAVAAHADDAVEVLGLVASLEHQAFERLADDARQAPGPEQALAFSRQAARCVERRDRVLARIDELGGDASAAFGRFDGLLDDFDARTPASSWAERLLKTYVGYGVADDFCRLVARGLDPDSARLVAEVLDDASRTELAVRELDEACAGDDVLSSRLALWGRRLVGEALGVVQRLAQRPEVARSLDRAGTGAGAAAAAGGTQDRAAQIPAPVLNELTAEHTRRMSRLHLTA; from the coding sequence ATGACGACCAGCGCCGGCAACGCCCGTCCCCTCAGCCCCGGCAAGGCGGGCGCCGACGACCGGTCCGCCAACCGCGCCGGGAAGGACGCCGTCGCCGCGCACGCCGACGACGCCGTGGAGGTCCTGGGCCTCGTCGCGAGCCTGGAGCACCAGGCGTTCGAGCGGCTCGCCGACGACGCCCGGCAGGCGCCCGGGCCCGAGCAGGCGCTGGCCTTCTCCCGGCAGGCGGCCCGGTGCGTCGAGCGGCGGGACCGCGTCCTGGCGCGGATCGACGAGCTCGGCGGCGACGCGTCGGCGGCGTTCGGCCGGTTCGACGGGCTGCTCGACGACTTCGACGCGCGCACCCCGGCGAGCTCGTGGGCCGAGCGGCTCCTCAAGACGTACGTCGGGTACGGCGTCGCGGACGACTTCTGCCGGCTCGTGGCCCGTGGCCTGGACCCCGACTCGGCGCGGCTGGTGGCCGAGGTGCTCGACGACGCGTCACGCACCGAGCTGGCGGTGCGCGAGCTGGACGAGGCCTGCGCGGGCGACGACGTCCTGTCCTCGCGGCTGGCGCTGTGGGGGCGCCGCCTCGTCGGCGAGGCGCTCGGCGTGGTGCAGCGGCTGGCGCAGCGGCCCGAGGTCGCGCGGTCGCTCGACCGCGCGGGTACGGGTGCGGGTGCGGCTGCAGCCGCGGGCGGGACGCAGGATCGGGCGGCCCAGATCCCGGCGCCCGTGCTCAACGAGCTGACGGCCGAGCACACGCGCCGGATGTCGCGGCTGCACCTGACCGCCTGA
- a CDS encoding DEAD/DEAH box helicase, whose protein sequence is MTTDQTVDQEQRDDASVDSPTTAEAVTEVRTAADAVPTESPTGSRRAASVQAVDASFADFDVRPEIVAALAAAGISQPFPIQAMTLPVALAGHDIIGQAKTGTGKTLGFGVPLLHRVVAPGEDGYDRLPAPGEPQALVVVPTRELAVQVAGDLAMASTGRKVRIVQVYGGRAYEPQVEALQRGADVVVGTPGRMIDLLNQRHLRLKHATEVVLDEADEMLDLGFLPDVEKLLAATPPNRHTMLFSATMPGAVVAMARRYMSQPTHIRASAPDDEGQTVKNIKQVAYRAHALDKVELLARILQANGRGLTIVFARTKRTAAKVADELVDRGFAAGALHGDLGQGAREQALRAFRHGKVDVLVATDVAARGIDVEDVTHVINYQCPEDEKTYLHRTGRTGRAGNKGTAVTFVDWDDLPRWGLIDKSLDLGIPTPVETYSSSEHVYTDLDIPKGVTGRLPKSQQTRAGLGAEVLEDLGETGKRGGGARPARSDDGRPGRREGGRDGERGGGRDGQRDGGRSGSRPAERTGEPAERTGEGDAEGGSRRRRGGRGRTGAEGAPTGERTAEPTSERPAADAAPSRPAADGATGPDAGESGGPRRRRRRRSRGGSAGASSDAGSPAPTDA, encoded by the coding sequence GTGACCACCGACCAGACCGTCGACCAGGAGCAGCGCGACGACGCCTCCGTCGACTCCCCCACCACCGCCGAGGCCGTGACCGAGGTCCGCACCGCGGCCGACGCCGTGCCGACCGAGTCGCCGACCGGGTCCCGGCGCGCCGCCTCGGTGCAGGCGGTCGACGCCTCGTTCGCCGACTTCGACGTGCGCCCCGAGATCGTCGCGGCGCTCGCCGCCGCCGGCATCTCCCAGCCGTTCCCCATCCAGGCCATGACCCTGCCGGTCGCCCTGGCCGGCCACGACATCATCGGCCAGGCCAAGACCGGCACCGGCAAGACCCTCGGCTTCGGCGTCCCGCTGCTGCACCGCGTGGTCGCACCCGGTGAGGACGGCTACGACCGCCTGCCCGCCCCGGGCGAGCCGCAGGCGCTCGTCGTCGTGCCGACCCGTGAGCTCGCCGTGCAGGTCGCCGGCGACCTCGCGATGGCGTCCACCGGCCGCAAGGTCCGCATCGTGCAGGTCTACGGCGGGCGCGCGTACGAGCCGCAGGTCGAGGCCCTGCAGCGCGGTGCGGACGTCGTCGTCGGCACGCCCGGCCGCATGATCGACCTGCTGAACCAGCGCCACCTGCGGCTGAAGCACGCGACGGAGGTCGTGCTCGACGAGGCCGACGAGATGCTCGACCTGGGCTTCCTGCCCGACGTCGAGAAGCTGCTGGCCGCCACGCCGCCCAACCGGCACACCATGCTCTTCTCCGCGACCATGCCGGGGGCCGTCGTCGCGATGGCGCGGCGCTACATGTCGCAGCCCACGCACATCCGCGCGTCCGCGCCGGACGACGAGGGCCAGACGGTCAAGAACATCAAGCAGGTCGCGTACCGCGCGCACGCGCTCGACAAGGTCGAGCTGCTCGCGCGGATCCTGCAGGCCAACGGCCGCGGCCTGACCATCGTGTTCGCGCGCACCAAGCGCACCGCCGCCAAGGTCGCCGACGAGCTCGTCGACCGCGGGTTCGCCGCCGGCGCCCTCCACGGCGACCTCGGTCAGGGCGCCCGCGAGCAGGCGCTGCGCGCGTTCCGCCACGGCAAGGTCGACGTGCTCGTCGCCACCGACGTCGCCGCGCGCGGCATCGACGTCGAGGACGTCACGCACGTCATCAACTACCAGTGCCCCGAGGACGAGAAGACGTACCTGCACCGCACCGGCCGCACCGGCCGCGCGGGCAACAAGGGCACGGCCGTGACGTTCGTCGACTGGGACGACCTGCCGCGCTGGGGCCTCATCGACAAGTCGCTCGACCTCGGCATCCCCACCCCGGTCGAGACGTACTCGTCGTCGGAGCACGTCTACACGGACCTCGACATCCCGAAGGGCGTCACGGGCCGGCTGCCGAAGTCGCAGCAGACCCGCGCCGGCCTGGGCGCCGAGGTGCTCGAGGACCTCGGCGAGACCGGCAAGCGCGGCGGCGGCGCACGACCCGCCCGCTCGGACGACGGTCGCCCCGGTCGCCGCGAGGGCGGCCGTGACGGTGAGCGCGGCGGCGGCCGTGACGGCCAGCGTGACGGCGGTCGCAGCGGGTCCCGGCCCGCGGAGCGGACCGGCGAGCCCGCGGAGCGGACCGGCGAGGGCGACGCCGAGGGCGGCTCCCGTCGCCGCCGGGGCGGCCGTGGCCGCACCGGTGCCGAGGGCGCACCCACGGGCGAGCGGACCGCCGAGCCGACGTCGGAGCGTCCCGCCGCTGACGCCGCGCCCTCGCGCCCGGCAGCCGACGGCGCCACCGGCCCCGACGCCGGCGAGTCCGGCGGACCGCGCCGTCGCCGTCGCCGTCGCTCGCGCGGCGGGTCCGCCGGTGCGTCGTCCGACGCCGGTTCGCCGGCCCCGACGGACGCCTGA
- a CDS encoding MarC family protein: MSGVLDIQLFASVFVTLFVIMDPPGTVPIFLALTGSMTRQQRTRAARQAILVAFGVIVGFALFGQSLLNYLHVSVEALQGAGGLLLLLVAMELLTGKMDSNEGYEGTQGNVALVPLGTPLLAGPGAIVATMVFVQQSTEPSDWAALALGVVLVHLCLWLSMRFAGVIHRVLKDSGTMLVSRIAGLLLAAIAVQLLADAVLTFARQV, from the coding sequence GTGAGCGGCGTGCTCGACATCCAGCTGTTCGCGTCGGTGTTCGTCACCTTGTTCGTCATCATGGACCCGCCGGGGACCGTGCCGATCTTCCTCGCGCTCACCGGGTCCATGACCCGCCAGCAGCGGACGCGGGCGGCGCGTCAGGCGATCCTCGTCGCCTTCGGTGTCATCGTCGGCTTCGCGCTGTTCGGCCAGTCGCTGCTGAACTACCTGCACGTGTCGGTCGAGGCGCTGCAGGGTGCTGGTGGCCTGCTGCTCCTGCTCGTCGCGATGGAGCTGCTGACCGGCAAGATGGACAGCAACGAGGGGTACGAGGGCACGCAGGGCAACGTCGCCCTGGTGCCGCTGGGCACGCCGCTGCTCGCCGGCCCGGGTGCGATCGTCGCGACCATGGTGTTCGTCCAGCAGTCCACCGAGCCGTCCGACTGGGCCGCGCTGGCGCTGGGCGTGGTGCTCGTGCACCTGTGCCTGTGGCTGTCCATGCGGTTCGCCGGCGTGATCCACCGGGTCCTCAAGGACTCCGGGACCATGCTCGTCAGCCGGATCGCCGGCCTGCTGCTCGCCGCGATCGCGGTGCAGCTGCTCGCGGACGCCGTGCTGACGTTCGCGCGCCAGGTCTGA
- a CDS encoding PHP domain-containing protein, giving the protein MRIDLHTHSRASDGTQTPAELVTAARDAGLDVVALTDHDTTDGWDEAAAAARDVGVALVRGTEVSARSRGVSVHLLSYLQDPDRPALADELARARDSRVHRAQRIVERLARDVPITWQDVLDQARDAVAVGRPHIADALVARGVVPDRDVAFAHLLASDGPYHVDHYAPEAPDAVAAIRASGGVPVFAHPAADARGRIVPDRVFDELAEAGLAGLEVFHRDHSPAQRERLLAIAERLGLLVTGSSDYHGTGKLNRLGENLTEPQVLDEIVRQGTTEVVTA; this is encoded by the coding sequence GTGCGCATCGACCTCCACACGCACTCCCGGGCGTCGGACGGCACGCAGACCCCCGCGGAGCTCGTCACCGCCGCTCGGGACGCAGGCCTGGACGTCGTCGCGCTCACCGACCACGACACGACGGACGGCTGGGACGAGGCGGCGGCCGCCGCGCGGGACGTCGGCGTCGCGCTCGTGCGGGGCACCGAGGTGTCGGCCCGGTCCCGTGGCGTCAGCGTGCACCTGCTGTCGTACCTCCAGGACCCGGACCGCCCCGCCCTGGCCGACGAGCTCGCGCGGGCCCGCGACTCGCGCGTGCACCGCGCGCAGCGCATCGTGGAGCGGCTGGCCCGGGACGTCCCGATCACCTGGCAGGACGTGCTGGACCAGGCGCGGGACGCCGTGGCCGTCGGCCGCCCGCACATCGCGGACGCCCTGGTCGCTCGGGGCGTCGTGCCCGACCGGGACGTCGCCTTCGCGCACCTCCTGGCGTCCGACGGTCCGTACCACGTCGACCACTACGCACCCGAGGCCCCCGACGCCGTCGCGGCGATCCGGGCGTCGGGCGGCGTCCCGGTCTTCGCGCACCCGGCCGCCGACGCCCGGGGACGCATCGTGCCCGACCGCGTGTTCGACGAGCTCGCCGAGGCGGGCCTGGCGGGCCTCGAGGTCTTCCACCGTGACCACTCGCCGGCGCAGCGCGAGCGGCTGCTCGCGATCGCCGAGCGGCTCGGGCTGCTGGTCACGGGGTCGAGCGACTACCACGGCACGGGAAAGCTCAACCGGCTGGGCGAGAACCTCACCGAGCCGCAGGTGCTGGACGAGATCGTCCGGCAGGGGACGACGGAGGTGGTGACCGCGTGA
- a CDS encoding aminopeptidase P family protein, with translation MCTDQHPENLTSETLTPAAEEQPLEERGSNRSHRPQSRRFVEFVTSGWGERPASTATRAPVADMAAARRSALSAQFPGTRLVVPAGSFKVRSNDTDFRFRPHAAFAHLTGLGTEQEPDAVLVLHPVPDGTGDDGSAHRAVLYMNPLAGRDTPEFFSDARYGEFWVGARPTLDEIATTTGITTAHLDDLRDALAKDVGAGGVQVLVVPESDEAVEEVVAQIRGEEATGEADARLAEALSELRLLKDAYEVEQMRLAVDATIAGFEKVVRALPRAVAHRRGERVIEGTFLGHAREEGNDVGYTTIAAAGDHATTLHWTDNDGLVRPGELVLVDAGVEVDSLYTADVTRTLPVDGTFTEVQRRVYQAVLDAADAGFEAAVPGARFRDVHDAAMRVLAARLEEWGLLPVSAEESLHPDNQHHRRWMVHGTSHHLGLDVHDCAQARAELYLDGVLQPGMVFTIEPGLYFKSDDLLVPAEYRGIGVRIEDDVLVTADGNENLSAALPRDPDAVEAWMAALREG, from the coding sequence GTGTGCACCGACCAGCATCCCGAGAACCTCACCTCCGAGACGCTCACGCCGGCCGCCGAGGAGCAGCCGCTCGAGGAGCGCGGCTCCAACCGGTCGCACCGGCCGCAGTCACGGCGCTTCGTCGAGTTCGTGACGTCCGGCTGGGGCGAGCGTCCGGCGTCGACCGCCACCCGCGCCCCCGTCGCGGACATGGCCGCCGCACGGCGCAGCGCGCTCTCCGCGCAGTTCCCCGGCACGCGGCTCGTGGTGCCCGCCGGGTCGTTCAAGGTGCGGTCGAACGACACCGACTTCCGGTTCCGCCCGCACGCGGCCTTCGCCCACCTCACCGGGCTGGGCACCGAGCAGGAGCCCGACGCCGTGCTGGTGCTGCACCCCGTGCCGGACGGCACCGGCGACGACGGCAGCGCGCACCGCGCCGTGCTCTACATGAACCCGCTGGCCGGGCGCGACACCCCCGAGTTCTTCTCCGACGCCCGGTACGGCGAGTTCTGGGTGGGCGCACGGCCCACGCTCGACGAGATCGCCACGACCACCGGCATCACGACCGCGCACCTCGACGACCTGCGCGACGCCCTGGCGAAGGACGTGGGAGCCGGCGGTGTGCAGGTCCTGGTCGTCCCCGAGTCCGACGAGGCCGTCGAGGAGGTCGTCGCGCAGATCCGCGGCGAGGAAGCCACGGGCGAGGCCGACGCGCGGCTCGCGGAGGCGCTCTCGGAGCTGCGGCTCCTCAAGGACGCGTACGAGGTCGAGCAGATGCGGCTGGCGGTCGACGCGACGATCGCGGGCTTCGAGAAGGTGGTGCGCGCCCTGCCGCGCGCGGTCGCGCACCGTCGCGGCGAGCGCGTCATCGAGGGCACGTTCCTGGGGCACGCGCGCGAGGAGGGCAACGACGTCGGCTACACGACGATCGCCGCCGCGGGCGACCACGCGACCACGCTGCACTGGACCGACAACGACGGCCTGGTGCGCCCGGGCGAGCTGGTCCTCGTCGACGCCGGCGTGGAGGTCGACTCGCTCTACACCGCGGACGTCACCCGCACGCTGCCCGTGGACGGCACGTTCACGGAGGTGCAGCGCCGCGTCTACCAGGCCGTGCTCGACGCCGCCGACGCCGGGTTCGAGGCCGCGGTCCCCGGTGCCCGGTTCCGCGACGTGCACGACGCGGCCATGCGCGTGCTGGCCGCGAGGCTCGAGGAGTGGGGGCTGCTGCCGGTCAGCGCCGAGGAGTCCCTCCACCCCGACAACCAGCACCACCGCCGCTGGATGGTCCACGGCACGTCGCACCACCTCGGCCTCGACGTGCACGACTGCGCGCAGGCCCGGGCCGAGCTCTACCTGGACGGCGTGCTGCAGCCCGGCATGGTGTTCACCATCGAGCCGGGCCTGTACTTCAAGTCCGACGACCTGCTGGTGCCGGCCGAGTACCGCGGCATCGGGGTGCGCATCGAGGACGACGTCCTCGTCACGGCCGACGGCAACGAGAACCTCTCGGCGGCGCTGCCGCGGGACCCCGATGCCGTCGAGGCCTGGATGGCCGCGCTCCGCGAGGGCTGA
- a CDS encoding general stress protein: MSFPQSERIPTTPTLPTGETVATYGTYLQAQKAVELLAEKQFPVRAVTIVGTDLRMVERVIRRLSYPSAALGGFLSGAWFGLFVGLILTLFSTGGASVMLPAVLFGGAFGLLFSVIGYSLTRGRRDFASASQIVATSYSVLCQAEHAHRARTLLADTGGVVSGWPEPVRPPAPPVGAPPSDPRPGYGPPTTPPPAQQPPAPPAQPPAPPAPPSA, encoded by the coding sequence ATGTCGTTCCCGCAGTCCGAGCGCATCCCCACGACGCCCACCCTGCCGACGGGCGAGACCGTCGCGACCTACGGCACGTACCTGCAGGCGCAGAAGGCCGTCGAGCTGCTCGCCGAGAAGCAGTTCCCGGTGCGGGCGGTGACCATCGTCGGCACGGACCTGCGCATGGTCGAGCGCGTCATCCGTCGGCTGTCGTACCCGAGCGCGGCGCTGGGCGGGTTCCTGTCCGGTGCGTGGTTCGGCCTGTTCGTGGGGCTGATCCTCACGCTGTTCTCGACGGGCGGCGCCAGTGTCATGCTGCCGGCCGTGCTGTTCGGCGGTGCGTTCGGGCTGCTGTTCTCCGTCATCGGGTACTCGCTCACGCGCGGTCGGCGGGACTTCGCGTCCGCCAGCCAGATCGTCGCCACGTCGTACTCCGTGCTGTGCCAGGCCGAGCACGCCCACCGGGCGCGCACCCTGCTGGCGGACACCGGGGGCGTGGTCTCGGGCTGGCCCGAGCCGGTGCGTCCGCCGGCACCCCCGGTCGGGGCCCCGCCGTCCGACCCCCGGCCGGGGTACGGACCGCCCACGACCCCGCCGCCGGCGCAGCAGCCACCCGCGCCGCCCGCGCAGCCGCCCGCACCGCCGGCGCCTCCGAGCGCCTGA